From the Chitinophaga lutea genome, the window TGGGCCGTGAACGTGGGCGCACAGCGGCAGTTGTGGAAAAAGAAAGCCTCGCTGAAACTGAACGTCAGTGATGTGTTTTTTACCAATAAAACCCGTGCGGTGACGCGCCTCACCGGGTATGGAGAACGCTTTTTCCAGCTCAGGGACACCCGCGTGCTCACCCTGAGCTTTACGTATAAATTCGGGGGGAGTCAGCCAGGCGCCAGAAGAAGAACCGGTGGTGCGGAAGATGAGAAACGCCGGGCCGGATAAAATTGTATAAATTTAGCGTATGAATCTGGTGACCGAATTAGAAGAACTGGCACTGGCCACCCGCCTGAAACGGCTGGCGGAGCGCCTTTCGCAGGATGTAAGCAGGGTATACAAAGAATCAGGCCTCGATTTTGAGGCCCGCTGGTACCTGGTGCTGGAGTTGCTAAGCCGCCAAAAGGCGATGAGTATTACGGAAGTATCTGAATCCCTGCAGCTCAGCCACCCTGCCGTAGTGCAGTTCACCGACCAGCTGCTGACGCGCGGCCTCATCAAAGCCGCGGCCGACGAAAAAGACGCGCGCCGCCGCATCATTTCCCTCACTCCGGCCGGCAAACAAATGCATAAACAGATCGGCCCCATTCTCGACGTGATCAGGGAAGAAAACAGGAAGTGGCTGGCCACCGCCTCCGCCAACCTTCTGCAGGTTCTTTCAGAACTTGAAAAATCGCTGGATGAAAGAAGCATGTTCAAACGGATAAAGATCGCGCTGCTGGAAAAATCGGAGCAGTAGAGGTTCGAACCGCCTTGTAATGGCGGGCCTGAATTGCTTATGCTGCCTTTAACGGTGCTTATTTTCCACGCATTGACGGTCAAGGGTATTCACTGCATTTCTATACTGCCATTAACTTCGTGTCCGGCCACCGTTCTGATGGGGGCCCTTATTTCCCATACACTGACGGTCAATGGCATTCCCTGTTCTCTACTGCCTTTAATTTCGTGCTTGCCACCGTTCGGATGGGGGAACCTTATTTCCCATACACTGACGGTCAATGGTATTCCCTTGTTTCTATACTGCTTTAAACTTCGCGCCTGCACACCGTTCAGATGAGAGGAATCTATTTTCCATACACCGACGGGCAATAGCATCCCCTGTATTTCTATACTGCCATTAATTTCGTGCCCACACATCGTTAAGACGCCATGAACCTGCTTTCCACACGCCGGCAGTCACAGGAACACGGCTATCGGTCTCTAAGTCCCCCCGCGAATCCTCCCCCATTCTCCCCGGATTTCAAAAAAAAGCCCGCGAAAATCGATCGGCATCCTGTTTGCCGGCGGAGACCGTTTATTTTGTGAACGAAAAACCACGGAACTATGAACCAGCAACAACTCGAACAATACCTCCAGCAACTCCGCAGTATGGGCCTCACGGAAGACGCCATCGCCATGTACCGCCAGCAGATGGAACAGGCCATGCAGTTCTCCGCCAACTTAGGCAACCAGTTCAACCAGTTTGCAAGCATGTTTGGCAGCCAGCAGGGCCTGCACGATGCCGTCAATGCCGTACGGCTGAACGAGGCCGCCACGCTCTCCACCGGAGAGCAATGGGCCGTTGCCTGTGGCGCCGATGTGGCGTTTGCCAACGGACAATATCTCAACGACCTGGCCACCGGCCTCGATAAATCCACCTGCCGCCAGCTGCTGTCGGATTGGTGGGACATCGACGGCACGGAAGAATTGCAGGAAAGGATCGCCATCCTCAAAGAAAGCGGCTCCCGCGTGGAGTACGACATCATCTGGCAGGCGCTGAACACCGTGTCTATCAAGGAAAGCAAGGCCTTTTTACGGGAATACGTGGCAGACGCCGGCCTGGACGAGGAAACGGTGCTGGATCATATGCGCAACACCCGCGATGCACTGGAACTGTTTGCCGAAAAACAATTACTGGAGCCGGGCCTTCAACCCGAAATGCTCATCTGGGACTTCGCCCGTATCATCAATCTGAGCCGGGGCGGCTTCGATGCGGGGTATTTAACCCGGGAACAGGCCCTGGAACATATTATGTTTTGCGTACCGGCCATCCAGCGCGTGTACACATCGTGGAAACATCTCTCGATTTCGTACCAGTTTGCCCGTTGTGTGTGGAATGGCGTGGACGAAGAAGAAGCGGAGGAATTCCTGCAGAACATGGAAGTATTGCTCACCGACCCGAAAAGCCCCTGGATGACGCTGCCCTGGAAATAAACACCTTCATAAAAAAAGAGGGAGCGTGCTGCCCCCTCTTTTTTATTCAACTGCCAGCGATTCCGCCAGCCCGTTGTCTTCCACAAATTTGTCGCGTTTCGCCTTGTAAGCCTCTACCAGGCCCTCCACTTTGTCGGTGCCGCCCACAATGCTGTCGTAAATATCACCCAGCGATTTTTCGAGCTCGTTATCGCCCAGGTTGATGTTGTCCGTTTCTATCTGCCCGATCTTTTTCACGAGGGAAGACTGCGTATTTTTCAGATCTTCCAGTTCCCGGATGATTTTATCCATCAATAATGCTTTTTCTCTTTTGTCCATATGAGCACTTTTTTTGGATGAGGAATACCTGTTGGGCGTCAAATATGATGCCAGCCCTATGCTCAGCCGCGGACTTTATGGAAGCTGATCTCCCTCCGCTGCCGGAATCCCATATGCTCATACAGCCGGATGGCCCTTTCGTTCGTTGTTGCCACATGCAGGAAAGAAGTAATACCCTTTGCGGCATGCATGCCGCATAATTGTTCAATGAGCCGCTGCGCGTAGCCGCGGCCGGTATGCTCCGGATGCGTGGCAATGGCGCTCAATTCCGCGAAGCCGGTCATGCGCATGCGCTCACCCGCCATGGCCACCAGCATACCGTTTTGCCGGATACCGTAATAGGTGCCCAGCAGTCTCGTATCTGCGTGATAATAACCGGGCTGCACCAAATTGATGAGCTGAAACATATCGTGCGCATCTTCCGCCCGCAATTCCTCCACTGTTGCCGCATCGTGCTGCCGGGCCACCGCGGGCGGCGTTTGGGCAAGCACCATCTGCGCACAGGGCAGTTCATGCTCGAGCGACCAGTGCGGCGGCAATACAGGCAAATGCCCGATGATAAAAAATGTTTCTCCTTTGGTCATCCAGGGTATCAGTTCCTCAATACCTTCCTGGGCGTTGCGGCAGGCCGTAAACGGCACCACACCGGGCCGGTACCTTTTGGCACGGGCGCTGCCCATGGCAAAATCCGCATGCTCGCTGTTCAATGCGCTCCAGGCCGGGTTATCCAGTAAAGTTTCATTCATCTGGCCAAGTTAAGGAATATTCCCGCATCCACTTCTTCTCCCCGGCCCTGCCCGCCTACGGCTGTACCGGTAATTCCATATTTTTTCCCTAACCTTGTCCAAAGAAGGGAATTCCATTTGTTATAGTGTAAATACATTTTCCGTAACACTTAAAAAATTACACAATGGACGAGTTCATTTTAATCTTCCGCCACGAAGACGGCACCAAAGTAGCATCCCCGGAACAGATGCAGGTATGGATGAAACAGACTATGGACTGGATTGGCGGGATTGCCGCGCAAAACAAATTCAAACACGGCAACGGCCTGCCGTTCGAGGATGCGCGCGTCGTATGGCACAACAACGTGGTGACCAACGGGCCCTTCGGCGATATCAAGGAAACGATCGGCGGTTACATCATTGTAAAAGCGGAATCCGTGGACGAAGCGGTGGAATTTGCCAAAGGTTGTCCCGTTTTGCAGGGCGACGGCAACAGCGTGGAAGTGAGAAAAATCATCAAAGGAGACGGCATCCATTAAATGCTGCGGTCCCTGCCCGCGGGCGGGGACTGCCTTTATCACATGCAGCAGCAGGAGCTCATACCACA encodes:
- a CDS encoding YciI family protein codes for the protein MDEFILIFRHEDGTKVASPEQMQVWMKQTMDWIGGIAAQNKFKHGNGLPFEDARVVWHNNVVTNGPFGDIKETIGGYIIVKAESVDEAVEFAKGCPVLQGDGNSVEVRKIIKGDGIH
- a CDS encoding GNAT family N-acetyltransferase, with protein sequence MNETLLDNPAWSALNSEHADFAMGSARAKRYRPGVVPFTACRNAQEGIEELIPWMTKGETFFIIGHLPVLPPHWSLEHELPCAQMVLAQTPPAVARQHDAATVEELRAEDAHDMFQLINLVQPGYYHADTRLLGTYYGIRQNGMLVAMAGERMRMTGFAELSAIATHPEHTGRGYAQRLIEQLCGMHAAKGITSFLHVATTNERAIRLYEHMGFRQRREISFHKVRG
- a CDS encoding DUF1266 domain-containing protein, translating into MNQQQLEQYLQQLRSMGLTEDAIAMYRQQMEQAMQFSANLGNQFNQFASMFGSQQGLHDAVNAVRLNEAATLSTGEQWAVACGADVAFANGQYLNDLATGLDKSTCRQLLSDWWDIDGTEELQERIAILKESGSRVEYDIIWQALNTVSIKESKAFLREYVADAGLDEETVLDHMRNTRDALELFAEKQLLEPGLQPEMLIWDFARIINLSRGGFDAGYLTREQALEHIMFCVPAIQRVYTSWKHLSISYQFARCVWNGVDEEEAEEFLQNMEVLLTDPKSPWMTLPWK
- a CDS encoding MarR family winged helix-turn-helix transcriptional regulator, producing the protein MNLVTELEELALATRLKRLAERLSQDVSRVYKESGLDFEARWYLVLELLSRQKAMSITEVSESLQLSHPAVVQFTDQLLTRGLIKAAADEKDARRRIISLTPAGKQMHKQIGPILDVIREENRKWLATASANLLQVLSELEKSLDERSMFKRIKIALLEKSEQ